A window of the Pecten maximus chromosome 19, xPecMax1.1, whole genome shotgun sequence genome harbors these coding sequences:
- the LOC117317580 gene encoding 7-methylguanosine phosphate-specific 5'-nucleotidase A-like isoform X1, with protein MKYSKIEELRNQKHVHIRDWDFVKSTIENIAKDGPEKLQVVADFDRTLTKHMNKGTVCATCHRVLEEGDHLPEFFRIKATELRDIYFPLEMNPNVPVSEKIPLMIEWWTKAHDLLATCGITKQSIRKMVETSTVMLRDGCVWLFDHLHALDIPLLIFSAGIGDVLEEVIRIQATHHSNMKVVSNYMTFDECDRMVGFQGEMIHVYNKNENAIHNSDYFSNLEKRSNILLLGDGIGDLRMADGATNMTNKLTIGFLNVKIEESLELYMSKYDIVICADESMDVVNSIMKIVTAQ; from the exons ATGAAGTACTCCAAG ATCGAGGAATTAAGGAATCAAAAGCATGTCCACATACGAGACTGGGATTTTGTTAAGAGTACCATAGAAAATATAGCAAAGGATGGACCTGAAAAACTTCAG gtTGTGGCTGATTTTGACAGAACACTTACAAAACATATGAACAAAGGAACTGTCTGTGCAACATGCCATA gaGTACTTGAAGAAGGTGATCATCTACCTGAATTCTTTAGAATAAAG GCTACAGAGCTACGTGACATCTACTTCCCGTTAGAAATGAACCCCAACGTTCCTGTGAGTGAGAAGATTCCACTGATGATAGAGTG GTGGACTAAAGCCCATGACCTATTGGCTACTTGTGGTATCACTAAACAGTCCATCAGGAAAATGGTAGAAACATCAACAGTCATGCTCAG AGATGGCTGTGTATGGCTGTTTGATCACTTACATGCTCTTGATATTCCCTTGCTGATTTTCTCTGCCGGTATTGGAGACGTTTTGGAGGAGGTGATTCGTATCCAAGCAACTCACCATAGCAACATGAAGGTGGTGTCAAATTACATGACTTTTGATGAATGT GACCGTATGGTTGGATTTCAAGGGGAGATGATTCATGTGTACAACAAGAATGAGAATGCCATCCACAATTCCGATTACTTTTCCAACTTAGAGAAGCGATCTAACATTCTGCTCCTTGGAGATGGAATTGGTGACTTACGAATGGCTGATGGGGCCACAAACATGACAAACAAACTCACAATAGGGTTTTTAAATGTGAAG ATAGAGGAGAGTTTGGAGTTATATATGAGTAAATACGACATTGTGATATGTGCTGATGAAAGTATGGATGTGGTGAACTCAATTATGAAGATAGTGACAGCCCAGTAG
- the LOC117317580 gene encoding 7-methylguanosine phosphate-specific 5'-nucleotidase A-like isoform X2: MIEELRNQKHVHIRDWDFVKSTIENIAKDGPEKLQVVADFDRTLTKHMNKGTVCATCHRVLEEGDHLPEFFRIKATELRDIYFPLEMNPNVPVSEKIPLMIEWWTKAHDLLATCGITKQSIRKMVETSTVMLRDGCVWLFDHLHALDIPLLIFSAGIGDVLEEVIRIQATHHSNMKVVSNYMTFDECDRMVGFQGEMIHVYNKNENAIHNSDYFSNLEKRSNILLLGDGIGDLRMADGATNMTNKLTIGFLNVKIEESLELYMSKYDIVICADESMDVVNSIMKIVTAQ, translated from the exons ATG ATCGAGGAATTAAGGAATCAAAAGCATGTCCACATACGAGACTGGGATTTTGTTAAGAGTACCATAGAAAATATAGCAAAGGATGGACCTGAAAAACTTCAG gtTGTGGCTGATTTTGACAGAACACTTACAAAACATATGAACAAAGGAACTGTCTGTGCAACATGCCATA gaGTACTTGAAGAAGGTGATCATCTACCTGAATTCTTTAGAATAAAG GCTACAGAGCTACGTGACATCTACTTCCCGTTAGAAATGAACCCCAACGTTCCTGTGAGTGAGAAGATTCCACTGATGATAGAGTG GTGGACTAAAGCCCATGACCTATTGGCTACTTGTGGTATCACTAAACAGTCCATCAGGAAAATGGTAGAAACATCAACAGTCATGCTCAG AGATGGCTGTGTATGGCTGTTTGATCACTTACATGCTCTTGATATTCCCTTGCTGATTTTCTCTGCCGGTATTGGAGACGTTTTGGAGGAGGTGATTCGTATCCAAGCAACTCACCATAGCAACATGAAGGTGGTGTCAAATTACATGACTTTTGATGAATGT GACCGTATGGTTGGATTTCAAGGGGAGATGATTCATGTGTACAACAAGAATGAGAATGCCATCCACAATTCCGATTACTTTTCCAACTTAGAGAAGCGATCTAACATTCTGCTCCTTGGAGATGGAATTGGTGACTTACGAATGGCTGATGGGGCCACAAACATGACAAACAAACTCACAATAGGGTTTTTAAATGTGAAG ATAGAGGAGAGTTTGGAGTTATATATGAGTAAATACGACATTGTGATATGTGCTGATGAAAGTATGGATGTGGTGAACTCAATTATGAAGATAGTGACAGCCCAGTAG